The following DNA comes from Limnobacter sp. SAORIC-580.
AATCCACATCATCCACCGCTTGTGCGGGTCCCCGTCAATTCCTTTGAGTTTTAACCTTGCGGCCGTACTCCCCAGGCGGTCAACTTCACGCGTTAGCTACGTTACCAAGGAAGTAAATCCCCAACAACTAGTTGACATCGTTTAGGGCGTGGACTACCAGGGTATCTAATCCTGTTTGCTCCCCACGCTTTCGTGCATGAGCGTCAGTGTTATCCCAGGGGGCTGCCTTCGCCATTGGTGTTCCTCCACATATCTACGCATTTCACTGCTACACGTGGAATTCCACCCCCCTCTGACACACTCTAGTCGTGCAGTCACAAATGCAATTCCCAGGTTAAGCCCGGGGATTTCACACCTGTCTTACACAACCGCCTGCGCACGCTTTACGCCCAGTAATTCCGATTAACGCTTGCACCCTACGTATTACCGCGGCTGCTGGCACGTAGTTAGCCGGTGCTTATTCTTCAGGTACCGTCATCCCCCTAGGGTATTAGCCCAAAGGATTTCTTCCCTGACAAAAGTGCTTTACAACCCGAAGGCCTTCTTCGCACACGCGGCATTGCTGGATCAGGGTTTCCCCCATTGTCCAAAATTCCCCACTGCTGCCTCCCGTAGGAGTCTGGGCCGTGTCTCAGTCCCAGTGTGGCTGATCGTCCTCTCAGACCAGCTACTGATCGTCGCCTTGGTAGGCCTTTACCCTACCAACTAGCTAATCAGCCATCGGCCGCTCCAATAACGTGAGGCCTTGCGGTCCCCCACTTTCCCCCTCAGGGCGTATGCGGTATTAATCCGGCTTTCGCCGAGCTATCCCCCATTACTGGGCACGTTCCGATGTATTACTCACCCGTTCGCCACTCGTCAGCATCCGAAGACCTGTTACCGTTCGACTTGCATGTGTAAGGCATGCCGCCAGCGTTCAATCTGAGCCAGGATCAAACTCTTCAGTTTAATCTCTGCAAAATTTACTAAACTCGACGGAGTAGATGTTTATAAAAGCCTTGACAGCTTTCACATTCATTTACTTTATTCCGTGAGCACTAACTCTGAATCGTGATTCAAAGTCATTCTTTTTGAGAAAAGAACAAACCTTAAACCCATCTGGTCAGTGCCCACACTTATCGGCTGTTAACTTGTTAAAGATCGCTTCGAAATTTCTGCTAACCTTGCTGCTCTTCAAGCTTACTTAAAACCTTGGAGAACCGCTTGTTTGCTTCGTTTCGTGCTGCTTGTCGTGCAGCAGAGAAACGAGATTATGCACATCATCTTTCCACCTGTCAAACACTTTTGTGAAGAAATTTGTATTTTTCTGCAACACAGCAAAAGTGTGTTCCAACCACCCCACAAGACGACGAAAACAAGCCTCTGAAGCACAAGGATTTTTTTCAGAGTTGCACAAAAAACAGGCTCCAGAAGGAGCCCTGAAAATATTTCATTTTTTTGACACCCAAGCCCTTTAAAAAGAGCTTTGAACCCATTTAATTTCAATCTAATTCAAATTAATTTGGAAAATTCGGTCTTATTTGTTCTTGAAGTCGGGCTTCCGCTTCTCAACGAAGGCCGCCATGCCCTCTTTTTGATCTTCAGTAGCAAACAAACTGTGGAACATGCGGCGCTCAAAAAGCATTCCTTCGGACAAAGACCCTTCAAATGCCCGATTGATGCTTTCCTTGGCCATCATTACGGAGGGATTTGAATAGGCGGCAATCACCGTGGCCGCCTCAATGGCCTCGTCCAGGCACTTGTCAGCGGGGACAACACGGGAAACCAGGCCTGCACGCTCGGCTTCTGCGGCATCCATGAGGCGCCCAGTCAAACAGAGGTCCATGGCTTTGGCTTTGCTGATAGCGCGGGGCAAACGCTGAGTGCCGCCAGCGCCTGGAATAATGCCGAGCTTGATTTCAGGCTGACCAAATTTAGCGGTGTCGGCACAAATAATGAAATCGGTCATCATTGCCAACTCGCAGCCACCGCCCAAAGCGAAACCACGGACAGCGGCAATCACTGGTTTGCGAATATTGCGGATGGTTTCCCAGTTGCGAGTGATGTATTCGCTTTTATAGACATCCATGTAAGTAAATGTGGCCATGGCTCCAATGTCGGCCCCAGCTGCAAAGGCCTTGTCGTTGCCAGTGATGACCATGGCACCGATGTTGTCATCGGAATCGAAGTCCATCAAAGCCTGGCCCAACTCCGTCATCAACTGGTCGTTCAGCGCATTCAGCACTTGGGGGCGGTTCAAGCGCACCAAGCCCACTTTGCCGAGGGTTTCTACAAGGATGGTTTCATAGGTCATGTTCAGTCTCCTGCTCATTAATTAATAGGGATGGAGAAAGTCTAACCGTTCAAATTCGAGGAATTGACGACTGAAAAGAGTTTTGAAGGAAGACGTGACTTTATTTTCTGTCTAGGACAAAATAGGGGCACTTTGGACAAAACAGGCAGTAAAGAATGACAAAGTGCATATTTGTAATGGGCGCCAACAGTGCAATCGCCCAGGAATTGATTCAGTTGTGCGTGAATTCGGGCCAGGAGGTGATTGCTGCGGGACGAAACACTGCGGTACTTGAGGCCTTGTACGGCAGCACGTCGGGCGTACATATAGTAGAAGTTCAGGCTTGTGACTCCAGTTCAGTAGATGCGGCATTTCAGGCTGTGGTTGCTGAAGGCCGACAGATTGATGGCTATGCACATTGCGTGGGCTCCATCTTGGTGGCCCCGCTTGTCAAAACCAGCGACGCTCAACTTGACAGCGTGATGCAGGTTAATCTGCTTTCGGTCATGTATGGCTTGAGGGCATTTTTGAAACAGGCGAAGGCACAAGGCCAGGGTGGCTCCGCGGTGCTTGTGTCGACTTGCGCAACCGGGATTGGTGTTCCCAATCACGAGGCGATTGCAGCAGCGAAGGCTGGCGTAGAGGGCTTGGCCAAATCGGCAGCAGCCACACATGCGGCTGACAATATTCGGATTAATGTGGTTGCACCGGGTTTGACCGACTCACCCATTGCTTCGGCGTTCCTGAAAAGTGACATGATGCGGGCAGCAAGTGCCAAGCAATACCCACTGCAGGGCGTCAACACCCCAGCTGAAGTTGCACAAGCGATGCATTGGCTGCTGAGCGAGGGCTCTAGCAGGATGACCGGCGCCGTATTGAATATCGATGGGGGATTCCGAAATATCCGCCCTCTTGTGAAGTAAACCCCATCCGATTGACAGAAGGGCTAGCCATGCAGTACCAGACACCCAACAAATTTGAACCGAGCCGCCATGCCGCATTGGATGCATTGGCAAAGGTAGACCCGACGCTTTATAGCCGCACCCGAAATTTTCTGGACGGAGCAGTGACCGGCCTGTCGCCATGGATTACCCATGGTTACTTGAGCGTTCGGGAGGCCACCCAAGTGCTGATGGAGAAATATCGCCTGAGTTTTGAGGACAAGCTGATTTTTGAATTCGCTTGGCGAGAGTTCTTCAAACATGCGCATGCTGAATTAGGCAATGGGATTCTGAGTGATGTACGCAGACCCGTTTGGTCGGGCAGGTATAACCAACAATTGCCGGACGATATCCGGGAAGGCCGAACCGGGGTTGAAGCAATCGATGCCGGAGTGGCCTTGCTTTACGAGACTGGCTATTTGCACAACCATGTGCGGATGTGGATTGCCTCGTACGTAGTACACATGCGCAAGGTGCACTGGAAAGTGGGCGCTGACTGGATGTATACCCATTTGCTGGATGGGGACCTGGCTTCCAACCATTTGAGCTGGCAGTGGGTGGCTGGCACGTTCAGCCACAAGCCTTACGTGTTCAACGCGGACAATGTAAAGAAATACGCGCAAAAATGGGATTGTAGTGACACTGCGATCGACACCGACTATGAAGACCTAGAATCGATCGCCAGGAGCAAACGCGATGTGGGGCGCGAGAGAAATGCGCCACCCGTTGGAGTCGCTGAGCCGACTAGCCACCGCTTCGATCTTGAGCTATTGAGCGACACGCTAAAGCGCAAGACGGTGGATCTTCGCCAGCAGGCTGGTGTTGACTCGTGCAGCGCACTGATGAGCAACTTCAAGAAGATCAATTTGGTTCACCCTTGGGATCTGAAAGCTTGTTTTGATTTGACGCAAAACGGGGAGTTGCGCGTGGGACTGATTGACTGTGCTTTTCACAAAGCGCACCCGTGGAATAAACAGCGATGGGATTTTGTGTTGAACGCCATGGAAACGGGCTGCGACCAGATCTGGGTTGTGAACACGGATGACATTGGACACTGCACAAGCATGCTGGCTGGCTTCATGAAAACCGGTGCCGAGTTTGAATTAAGAGAAACATTGAATTCAGGCTACTTGATGATGGGGCGATGCTTACCGGTGCGATGGGCGCTAGAGGACAAGCTCCTACCAAACCCGACCCGCTTTCAACAGAGTTTTTCGCGCTTTTACAGAGAAGCCACCTTGATGGCAGGTAGCCTAGAAGAGGCGATACATGGCGGCATTTTGGTGGATTGACAAATGGCACAGGCATTGAAAACGCACTGGATGAATGTTCTTGGTTACGCAGGCTTGATTCCTTTTTTGGGTTTGGCCGTACTGACCGGGATTTACACCGGCACGGAGACTGCCGACCAACTGGCCAACTACAACCTGATTTATGCCTTGTGCATTGTTTCGTTTCTGGGTGCTGTGCATTGGGGATTGGCCATTTCGCTGAGTAGCCAGGACCAAGCCACTTATCTTGCAGGGTTGGACCAAGCGGAATTTGAAACTCGAAGTTTTATCTGGGGTGTGACGCCCTCGCTGTTGGCCTGGCTGGCAGGCGCATTTTCACCACCCCAGTTCACCCTGTGGATTCTTGTACTGATTCTGGTTTTGGTGTGGCTGGTGGACCAGCGCTTTTTAAAACCCATGAAAGCGTTTGATGCTTACCTGCGCTTGAGAAACCACCTGACTTTGGGTGCAATTCTTGGATTGCTGGTGACCGCCTGCTTTGCCTAATGGTGTAGTCTTGAATCAAGACTGATCAGAAGCAAGGATGGAAAAAGTATGTTCAAGGCTGTATTTCTTCAGAAAAACGAACAAGGCGAATTCAAGGCCAGTGTTCAAGAGCTGGACGAGAGTCAGCTGCCTGGATCTGGCGATGTGCTGGTTCAAATTTCCCACTCTACTCTCAATTACAAAGACGGCCTGGCTATTTGCAACAAGTCGCCCGTGGTGCGCCAGTGGCCCATGGTGGCGGGTATTGACGGCGCGGGTACTGTTCTGGAAAGCGCCCACTCAGGGTTCAAGCCTGGAGATGAAGTGATTCTGAATGGGTTCGGTGTGGGTGAAACGCATTGGGGCTGCTTGGCAGAAAAAGCCAAATTGAAAGGTGACTGGCTGATCAAACGCCCCGAGGGCCTGAGTGCGGCGCAGGCGATGGCAATTGGCACTGCGGGCTACACGGCTATGTTGTGTGTGCTGGGTCTGGAGAAAAGCGGCGTGAAACCGGAGAGCGGTGAAATTTTGGTGACGGGTGCGACCGGTGGTGTCGGCAGCATTGCGATTGTGCTGTTGAACAAGCTTGGATACACCGTTGTTGCCACCAGTGGAAAACCTGAGCAAACCGAGTTTTTGAAAGGCTTGGGTGCCAGCGAGGTATTGGACCGCAAGTTGTTGAGTGAACCCGGGAAACCCTTGCAACGGGAGCGCTGGGCTGGTGTAGTGGACTGTGTGGGTTCGCACACTTTGGCCAATGCTTGTGCACAAACAAAATACGGCGGCACAGTGACCGCTTGTGGGTTGGCTCAAGGCATGGATTTGCCCTCTTCAGTGGCGCCGTTCATTTTGAGAGGAGTCGCCTTGAAAGGGATTGATTCAGTGATGGCGCCGCTTGCGGTACGTGAAGATGCATGGCGCAGACTGGCCTCAGACCTCGATTTGAACAAGCTGAATGATTTGACCCGCACCCTTTCATTGGAGGGCGCGATTGAGGCTGCCGCGGAAATTATGGCGGGAACAAACACTGGCCGAGTGTTGATCAAAATTTAATCTACAGACAATTGACATGTTGCATTACCAAATCACGGTGGCAGACCCGAAAGGCCACTATTTCGATGTTCAGCTGCAATTCGAAATTGCACCGCAACAACTGCAAGGCCCTGAGGACAAGCGCTGGATTGATTTGAGCTTGCCCACCTGGATTCCGGGTAGCTACCTGATTCGGGAATTTTCCCGAAACGTGCTGTATGTGCGAGCGAGTGTGGGATCGGTTGAAACTGCTTGCAGCCGGGAAAAAAAGGACATTTGGCGTGTTCACGTGGATGCCTCGCAACTTGTGCCGGCTTCGCAATCACTGTTAATTCAGTGCGAATGGCGAGTGTACGCCTGGGATTTGTCAGTGCGCGGTGCACACCTGGATGATACTCATGGTTTTTTCAACGGGACCAGCTTGTTTTTGTGCCCAAAGGGATTTGAACAAGAAGCAGTTGAATTAACCATTTCAAGACCTGGGGAGTATTTGCGGGATTGGCTAATTGCCTGTGGTTTGCCCAGCCAGCCAGGCACATTGAAAGACCGTCATGGTTGCCCGGTGTTGCGGGCGGGAGGCTCAGTCAGGTTTAAGGCGAACGACTTTGACAGCTTGATTGATCACCCAGTGGAAATGGGTGAATTGCAGGTTGAAAGTTTCTCGGCCTTCGGCGTTGAACATGTATTCGCCGTGTATGGTGCCGATACAGACCTGGACTTGCAGCGCATTTGCAATGACATGAAACCGGTGTGCGAAGCGCAAATTGCCCTGTTCGAGCCAGAAACCAGGCAAGCGCCATTTGAACGCTATGTGTTTATGCTGCATGCGACCGACAACGGCTATGGTGGACTGGAACACAGAAACAGCACCGCCCTGCTTTTTAACGCGGGAGAGTTGCCACAACGCGGCGTTGAAAAAGCGCCCAAAGGGTACGAAGGCTTTCTGGGGCTTTGCAGTCATGAGTACTTTCATTCCTGGAACGTGAAGCGGATGAAGCCAGCCGCATTTGTTCCCTACGACTTGACCCGGGAAAACTACACTCGACTACTTTGGATTTTTGAAGGCTTCACTTCCTATTACGACGATGTGATGCTGGCACGCGCCGGCAAATTGAGTGAAGAGGCTTACCTGAAAAGCGTAGGTAGAAACATTGCGCAGGTGATGAAGGGACCTGGCCGCTTGAACCAAAGCGTGGCCGACAGTTCTTTCGATGCCTGGACCAAATACTACCGGCAGGACGAAAACGCACCCAACGCCATTGTGAGTTATTACACCAAAGGCGCGCTGGTGGCCTTGTGTATTGATTCCGCCCTTCGACAGCGAACCAGCGGACAAAAAAACCTGGACGACGTGATGCGATTGATGTGGCAAAGAAAGGGATTGAGCGGAGAGGGATTACAGGAAAACGAATTTCCAGGTTTGGTGCTTGAAGCCACCGGAGTTGACCTTGGACAGGAAATTTCGCAGTGGACACAGAGCACGGAAGAGCTGCCAGTGGGCGATGCGTTAAAGGCTTATGGTTTTACACTCAACCAAACCCAAAATGATGAGCAGATTTACCTCGGCTTACACGGCCAATTCAAAGCCGAAGGCATGTTGGTAAAACAGGTGATCAACGGCAGCCCAGCGCATGCAAGCGGAATTTCAGCAGGCGATTTACTGGTGGCTTTGGGCGAAAAAAAACTGACCGAAACGCACTACAAACGGCTGTTGGCAGCAAGCAAGCCAAGCGCTGAACTGCGGGCAGTTGCATTTCGAGCGGAGCGATTGCTGGAATTTAAGTTGGTGGCAGGCAAACCGGCGTCCAATGAATGGACGATCCAGAAACTGGAACAGATTGAGGGCGATACTGTTCCTGCTCCATGGCTTTAATAAAAAAGATCGGCCAATGCCTGACCTGGCGAGGGTGCTCTCATGAACGCCTCGCCTACCAAGAACGCATGGACGTCGTTTGATCTCATCAATGCCACATCTTCACGGGTGGCTATACCACTCTCGGTAATCAACAAATGTTCAGGGCCCACCCTGCCCTTTAGGTCGAGCGTGGTTTGCAATGAGGTTTCGAAGGTTCGCAAATTGCGGTTGTTCACGCCGATTAAAGGTGTTTTCAACTGCAAAGCGATGTCCATTTCTTGTGCGTCGTGCACTTCCACCAGCACATCCATACCCAGTTCATTGGCGCACTGCTCGAGTTCCTGCAGCTGAGGCAACTGCAAGGCGGAAACAATCAACAAGATGGCGTCAGCACCCAAACCCCGGGCTTGCACCACCTGATAGGTGTCGATGATGAAGTCTTTGCGAATGCAGGGTAAGCCGCTGGCTTCGCGGGCCATGTCAAGGTACTGGGGCGCGCCTTTGAAGTATTGAATATCGGTGAGAACTGACAGGCAGGTTGCACCATGCTCAGCGTAACTTTTCGCAATTTCAACGGGGTCGAAAGGTTCGCGCAATATGCCTTTGCTGGGGCTGGCACGTTTTACCTCTGCAATGACAGCTGGCAAACCTTTGGCCACTGCAGTTTTCATGGCATTGGCGAAACCCCGCGTTGGTGCCAGCCGCGCGGCTTTGGCCAACCATTGCACTTCAGACAACACCTGTTTGCCCTGCGCAATCTCTTGGCGCTTTGTGGCGAGAATTTGGTCAAGAATGTCGCTCATGATGCTGCCTTATTGCTCAATCGATTTGGTGAAATCGACAAATTCATTCAATTTGCGGATTGCATCGCCACTGAGCACTGTTGCGCGGGCGATGTCGATGCCCTCTTTCAGGCTGCTGGCGACTCCTGATGTATACAGGCCCGCTGCGCTGTTGAGCAACACGATGTCGCCAATGGCACCGCCCTTGCCGTTCAATGCATGGAAAATTTTGTCGCGAGACTCTTGAACAGAACCGGCATGCAAGCTGCTGTGTGATGCACGAGTAAGGCCGAAATCTTCGGGCTTGATACTGTAGTGCCTGATTTCACCATCACGCAGCTCCGCAATTTTTGAGTCGCATTCGATACACAATTCATCCATGCCGTTTTCACCATGAACAATCAGCGCTTGAACCGAACCCAATCGCCGAAGCACTTCAGCCTGCAATTCCAGTAAATTGGCGCTGTACACACCCATGACCTGTCTCTTGGCATTGGCGGGATTGGTAAGCGGACCCAGAATATTGAACACAGTGCGCACACCCAGTTCTTTGCGGACTGGACCTGCAAAACGCATGGCGCTGTGATGATTTGGGGCAAACATGAACCCGATGCCGACCTGATCGATCGACTGTGCGACCTGTTCTGGTTTCAGATTGATGTTGGCACCCAGCAATTCAAGCACATCGGCGCTGCCGGAATTCGAGGACACGCTGCGACCACCATGCTTGCCCACTTTTGCACCAGCACCAGCCAGCACAAACATACAGGCTGTTGAAATGTTGAATGTTTGTGCACCATCGCCACCGGTGCCGCACAAGTCAACAACCTCGACACCAGCGGGCAATTCAACCGGCGTTACCAGATCTCGCATCACCTGCGCAGCCGCGGCCACTTCCTCTGCTGTTTCGCCTTTGACCCGCAAACCCACCAGCAAGCCAGCGATTTGCGCTGTGCTTAGACCGCCACTCAACAATTGCTGAAATGCAGCACGTGTGAGTTCGTGCGACAAATCTTGCCCGGCAAGCAGCTGGTTCAATGTTGCGGAGTAATTAAAGGGTTGCGACATGACGTTTGAAATTAAAAAAGTTGGATTCATTAAGCGCTTGGGAAATCAGGCGGCCGTAGGCGATTTGACGCGCTTTAAAAAATTCTTCAGAAGGTCATGACCGCGATCACTCAAAATAGACTCGGGGTGAAACTGAACCCCTTCAATATCCAGTGTTTTGTGTCGCACACCCATAATTTCACCGTCCGCCGTTTCTGCCGTGATTTCGAGACAGTCGGGCAGGCTTGCCCGCTCAATGGCAAGTGAATGATAACGAATGCATGTGAGTGGATTGGGCAAACCCTCGAAAACACCTACGTTGCTATGATGAATCGGTGATGTTTTTCCGTGCATGATGGTTTTTGCACGCACAACCTTGCCACCAAAAGCCTCGCCAATGGCCTGATGCCCAAGACACACGCCCAAAAGCGGCACCACACCGGCCATGCGCTGAATAATTTCAATCGACACGCCAGCCTGCGCCGGCGAACAAGGGCCTGGGGATACGCACACGGCACGGGGTTTCAAAGCCAGCGCTTCATCGACGGTGATCGCGTCGTTCCGAACAACATGAACCTGTTGACCCAACTCGCCAAAGTACTGGACTAGGTTGAAGGTAAAACTGTCGTAGTTGTCGATCATCAACAGCATGGCGGGCCTGCATTTCAAATAAAGGGGGGATGAACAAGTGCGTGTTTGACTAAAATGTTAACACAAGCACTACCAAGCCCCCTTGCGGGTAGAAACAATCACGACAGCTCTCCATCCAGCCCAGCTTGTACAAGCTCAGCGGCACGCATGACCGCACGTGCCTTGTTTTCAGTTTCAAGCCATTCACTTTCGGCAACCGAGTCGGCGACCACGCCAGCTCCAGCCTGAACATAGAGAGTTTGATCCTTGACCACCCCAGTACGAATGGCAATTGCCACATCCATGGTGCCTGTGAAGCTGAGATAACCGCAAGCACCACCATAAACGCCTCGTTTGGTGGGCTCGAGTTCGTCGATAATTTCCATGGCGCGAACCTTGGGTGCACCGGAAAGCGTGCCAGCTGGGAACGTAGCGCGCAGTACGTTCATGGCGCCCATGCCCGGCTTCAAATCGCCCTGCACATTGCTGACGATATGCATGACATGTGAATAGCGTTCAATGATCATTTTCTCAGTGACCTGCACTGAACCCACCTGAGCAATGCGACCCACATCGTTGCGGGCCAGATCAATCAACATGACGTGCTCTGCAATTTCCTTGGGATCGGCCAACAGTTCTTCTGCCAGCGCAGCGTCTTCTTGTGGTGTTTTACCGCGAGGGCGAGTACCGGCAATCGGGCGCAGTGTAACCAAAGGAGACTTGCCTTCGACCTGATCTTGCCGCACCAAAATTTCCGGTGATGAACCCACCACCTGAAAGCTGCCAAAGTTGTAGTAGAACAAATACGGCGATGGATTCAAGGAGCGCAAGGCGCGGTACAACATCAGCGCGTCTTGCGTGAAGCGCTTGCTGAGCCTTTGGCCCAGAACCACCTGCATCACATCGCCAGCGGCAATGTATTCCTTGGCTTTGGCGACCATGTCAAAGAAATAGTCTTTGCCCATGCTGCGTTCGATGGGCGTGCTTTCGCTGTTGCCAGACGCAGGAATGGCGATGGGCTGACGAAGTTGACCCATCAGCCGCTTGACCTCAGCGACGCCATTTTCATAGGCGTTGGGCTTGGCCGGATCGACAAACACGATGAGCTGAATGGTGCCCTGAATGTTGTCCACCACCGCCATGCGATCGGTGAACATGAGCAAAATATCGGGAATTCCGAGGTCATCCGCCTTGCGACTGGCTTCCAGGCGTGGCTCCATGTAGCGCACCGTGTCATAACCGAAATACCCGGCGAGCCCGCCAAAAAAACGAGGGCTTCCCTTGACCGGCGGCACTTTGAAACGGGCATGGTATTGCTCGATGAATTGCAGCGGATCGCCGTTGAAGGTTTCGAGCGTTTCCAGTGTGCCGTTTGCATGTTGCTGTTGCACCAACACCGTATGCTCGATCACCTTGATTGTGATGCTGGAAGGCAAACCCACGAAGGAATACCGGCCCGAGCGTTCGCCACCGACCACCGATTCAAGCAAGAAGGTGTTGGGCTTGTTGGCCAGTTTGAAGTACACCGACAAAGGTGTATCGAGGTCGGCATAACAGCGCGCAATCAGTGGGA
Coding sequences within:
- a CDS encoding DUF3429 domain-containing protein, coding for MAQALKTHWMNVLGYAGLIPFLGLAVLTGIYTGTETADQLANYNLIYALCIVSFLGAVHWGLAISLSSQDQATYLAGLDQAEFETRSFIWGVTPSLLAWLAGAFSPPQFTLWILVLILVLVWLVDQRFLKPMKAFDAYLRLRNHLTLGAILGLLVTACFA
- a CDS encoding aminodeoxychorismate/anthranilate synthase component II gives rise to the protein MLLMIDNYDSFTFNLVQYFGELGQQVHVVRNDAITVDEALALKPRAVCVSPGPCSPAQAGVSIEIIQRMAGVVPLLGVCLGHQAIGEAFGGKVVRAKTIMHGKTSPIHHSNVGVFEGLPNPLTCIRYHSLAIERASLPDCLEITAETADGEIMGVRHKTLDIEGVQFHPESILSDRGHDLLKNFLKRVKSPTAA
- a CDS encoding SDR family NAD(P)-dependent oxidoreductase produces the protein MTKCIFVMGANSAIAQELIQLCVNSGQEVIAAGRNTAVLEALYGSTSGVHIVEVQACDSSSVDAAFQAVVAEGRQIDGYAHCVGSILVAPLVKTSDAQLDSVMQVNLLSVMYGLRAFLKQAKAQGQGGSAVLVSTCATGIGVPNHEAIAAAKAGVEGLAKSAAATHAADNIRINVVAPGLTDSPIASAFLKSDMMRAASAKQYPLQGVNTPAEVAQAMHWLLSEGSSRMTGAVLNIDGGFRNIRPLVK
- the trpE gene encoding anthranilate synthase component I, translated to MSQTEFDEFAAQGYNRIPLIARCYADLDTPLSVYFKLANKPNTFLLESVVGGERSGRYSFVGLPSSITIKVIEHTVLVQQQHANGTLETLETFNGDPLQFIEQYHARFKVPPVKGSPRFFGGLAGYFGYDTVRYMEPRLEASRKADDLGIPDILLMFTDRMAVVDNIQGTIQLIVFVDPAKPNAYENGVAEVKRLMGQLRQPIAIPASGNSESTPIERSMGKDYFFDMVAKAKEYIAAGDVMQVVLGQRLSKRFTQDALMLYRALRSLNPSPYLFYYNFGSFQVVGSSPEILVRQDQVEGKSPLVTLRPIAGTRPRGKTPQEDAALAEELLADPKEIAEHVMLIDLARNDVGRIAQVGSVQVTEKMIIERYSHVMHIVSNVQGDLKPGMGAMNVLRATFPAGTLSGAPKVRAMEIIDELEPTKRGVYGGACGYLSFTGTMDVAIAIRTGVVKDQTLYVQAGAGVVADSVAESEWLETENKARAVMRAAELVQAGLDGELS
- a CDS encoding enoyl-CoA hydratase, which gives rise to MTYETILVETLGKVGLVRLNRPQVLNALNDQLMTELGQALMDFDSDDNIGAMVITGNDKAFAAGADIGAMATFTYMDVYKSEYITRNWETIRNIRKPVIAAVRGFALGGGCELAMMTDFIICADTAKFGQPEIKLGIIPGAGGTQRLPRAISKAKAMDLCLTGRLMDAAEAERAGLVSRVVPADKCLDEAIEAATVIAAYSNPSVMMAKESINRAFEGSLSEGMLFERRMFHSLFATEDQKEGMAAFVEKRKPDFKNK
- the trpC gene encoding indole-3-glycerol phosphate synthase TrpC: MSDILDQILATKRQEIAQGKQVLSEVQWLAKAARLAPTRGFANAMKTAVAKGLPAVIAEVKRASPSKGILREPFDPVEIAKSYAEHGATCLSVLTDIQYFKGAPQYLDMAREASGLPCIRKDFIIDTYQVVQARGLGADAILLIVSALQLPQLQELEQCANELGMDVLVEVHDAQEMDIALQLKTPLIGVNNRNLRTFETSLQTTLDLKGRVGPEHLLITESGIATREDVALMRSNDVHAFLVGEAFMRAPSPGQALADLFY
- the trpD gene encoding anthranilate phosphoribosyltransferase, with amino-acid sequence MSQPFNYSATLNQLLAGQDLSHELTRAAFQQLLSGGLSTAQIAGLLVGLRVKGETAEEVAAAAQVMRDLVTPVELPAGVEVVDLCGTGGDGAQTFNISTACMFVLAGAGAKVGKHGGRSVSSNSGSADVLELLGANINLKPEQVAQSIDQVGIGFMFAPNHHSAMRFAGPVRKELGVRTVFNILGPLTNPANAKRQVMGVYSANLLELQAEVLRRLGSVQALIVHGENGMDELCIECDSKIAELRDGEIRHYSIKPEDFGLTRASHSSLHAGSVQESRDKIFHALNGKGGAIGDIVLLNSAAGLYTSGVASSLKEGIDIARATVLSGDAIRKLNEFVDFTKSIEQ
- a CDS encoding M61 family metallopeptidase encodes the protein MLHYQITVADPKGHYFDVQLQFEIAPQQLQGPEDKRWIDLSLPTWIPGSYLIREFSRNVLYVRASVGSVETACSREKKDIWRVHVDASQLVPASQSLLIQCEWRVYAWDLSVRGAHLDDTHGFFNGTSLFLCPKGFEQEAVELTISRPGEYLRDWLIACGLPSQPGTLKDRHGCPVLRAGGSVRFKANDFDSLIDHPVEMGELQVESFSAFGVEHVFAVYGADTDLDLQRICNDMKPVCEAQIALFEPETRQAPFERYVFMLHATDNGYGGLEHRNSTALLFNAGELPQRGVEKAPKGYEGFLGLCSHEYFHSWNVKRMKPAAFVPYDLTRENYTRLLWIFEGFTSYYDDVMLARAGKLSEEAYLKSVGRNIAQVMKGPGRLNQSVADSSFDAWTKYYRQDENAPNAIVSYYTKGALVALCIDSALRQRTSGQKNLDDVMRLMWQRKGLSGEGLQENEFPGLVLEATGVDLGQEISQWTQSTEELPVGDALKAYGFTLNQTQNDEQIYLGLHGQFKAEGMLVKQVINGSPAHASGISAGDLLVALGEKKLTETHYKRLLAASKPSAELRAVAFRAERLLEFKLVAGKPASNEWTIQKLEQIEGDTVPAPWL
- the acuI gene encoding acrylyl-CoA reductase (NADPH) — its product is MFKAVFLQKNEQGEFKASVQELDESQLPGSGDVLVQISHSTLNYKDGLAICNKSPVVRQWPMVAGIDGAGTVLESAHSGFKPGDEVILNGFGVGETHWGCLAEKAKLKGDWLIKRPEGLSAAQAMAIGTAGYTAMLCVLGLEKSGVKPESGEILVTGATGGVGSIAIVLLNKLGYTVVATSGKPEQTEFLKGLGASEVLDRKLLSEPGKPLQRERWAGVVDCVGSHTLANACAQTKYGGTVTACGLAQGMDLPSSVAPFILRGVALKGIDSVMAPLAVREDAWRRLASDLDLNKLNDLTRTLSLEGAIEAAAEIMAGTNTGRVLIKI
- a CDS encoding FAD-binding domain-containing protein; amino-acid sequence: MQYQTPNKFEPSRHAALDALAKVDPTLYSRTRNFLDGAVTGLSPWITHGYLSVREATQVLMEKYRLSFEDKLIFEFAWREFFKHAHAELGNGILSDVRRPVWSGRYNQQLPDDIREGRTGVEAIDAGVALLYETGYLHNHVRMWIASYVVHMRKVHWKVGADWMYTHLLDGDLASNHLSWQWVAGTFSHKPYVFNADNVKKYAQKWDCSDTAIDTDYEDLESIARSKRDVGRERNAPPVGVAEPTSHRFDLELLSDTLKRKTVDLRQQAGVDSCSALMSNFKKINLVHPWDLKACFDLTQNGELRVGLIDCAFHKAHPWNKQRWDFVLNAMETGCDQIWVVNTDDIGHCTSMLAGFMKTGAEFELRETLNSGYLMMGRCLPVRWALEDKLLPNPTRFQQSFSRFYREATLMAGSLEEAIHGGILVD